One region of Rhodophyticola sp. CCM32 genomic DNA includes:
- a CDS encoding ABC transporter permease: protein MLTYTIRRLLLAIPALLFISFIIFLIVKLSPSDPTAGLPLTIPPEVREQIRESLGVNQPVFVQYFRWLQLMVWNEPLHLLQDWTGWQVAPESTTRIISYQTRSPVMELIMQRMPQTLWVVGISYIVGIIIALPIGIISAYRQYSWFDQLGTFISMLGFSVPTFFTGVLFIVIFAVNLGWFPSVYDTTHVVTDWSSFVVQLKQIIMPVMVLGLFNASQISRFMRASMLDNLNQDYVRTARAKGLTEKVVVLVHVLRNSLIPVVTVIALNVPAVFGGAIITEQVFKVNGIGQLLIIAIQSGDVPTVQTVSFIFAVLIVLFNLIADVLYGVLDPRIRYD from the coding sequence ATGCTGACCTACACAATCCGACGATTGCTGCTGGCCATCCCTGCGCTTCTGTTCATCAGTTTCATCATCTTTCTGATCGTGAAACTGTCGCCATCGGACCCGACGGCAGGCCTGCCGCTGACGATCCCGCCAGAGGTGCGCGAACAGATTCGCGAAAGCCTGGGCGTGAACCAGCCGGTCTTTGTGCAGTATTTCCGCTGGCTGCAACTGATGGTCTGGAACGAGCCTTTGCACCTTCTGCAGGACTGGACCGGCTGGCAGGTCGCCCCCGAAAGCACCACCCGCATCATCAGCTATCAGACCCGCAGCCCGGTGATGGAGCTGATCATGCAGCGGATGCCGCAAACCCTGTGGGTTGTCGGTATCAGCTATATCGTCGGCATTATCATCGCCCTGCCCATCGGGATCATATCAGCCTATCGGCAATACAGCTGGTTCGACCAGCTTGGCACATTCATCTCGATGCTGGGGTTCTCGGTGCCCACCTTCTTCACCGGTGTGCTGTTCATTGTGATCTTCGCGGTGAACCTGGGCTGGTTTCCATCGGTCTATGACACCACCCATGTGGTCACCGACTGGAGCAGTTTTGTGGTTCAGCTGAAACAGATCATCATGCCGGTGATGGTGCTGGGCCTGTTCAACGCCTCACAGATCAGCCGCTTCATGCGCGCCTCGATGCTGGACAATCTGAACCAGGATTATGTGCGCACCGCACGGGCCAAGGGCCTGACCGAAAAGGTTGTGGTTCTGGTCCATGTGCTGCGCAATTCGCTGATCCCGGTTGTCACTGTTATCGCGCTGAACGTGCCCGCCGTGTTCGGCGGCGCGATCATCACTGAACAGGTGTTCAAGGTGAACGGCATCGGTCAGTTGCTGATCATCGCCATCCAGTCTGGCGACGTGCCGACCGTGCAGACCGTCTCTTTCATTTTCGCCGTGCTGATCGTGTTGTTCAATCTGATCGCCGATGTCCTTTATGGCGTTCTGGACCCGAGGATTCGCTATGACTGA
- a CDS encoding ABC transporter permease, with product MTDTPSNAADTATVAKALEAYRPPRNQWWDVWDQFKTHKGAMLGLAFFVFALLFVYVGPLIWTIDATYIDIRARNSGPTLAHPMGTDQLGRDTLARMMVGGQTSIAVGLTAMLLSLVLGTLIGVVAGYFKRADGLLMRLTDLFLALPLLPLLLVIIMLFRDQLRAAFGPEGGIFILIVFVIGVTSWMQTARVVRGDVLALKEREFVLAAKSIGTPSHRMILRHVLPNVMSPIMVSATLGIANAIITESALSFLGLGFPSDFPTWGRLLFDATDWLQQNPERVIWPGLAISLTVLSVNYIGDGLRDALDPRIRGR from the coding sequence ATGACTGACACCCCGTCAAATGCCGCCGATACGGCCACAGTTGCCAAAGCTCTGGAAGCTTACCGCCCGCCCCGCAACCAGTGGTGGGATGTCTGGGATCAGTTCAAGACCCATAAAGGGGCGATGCTGGGCCTTGCCTTCTTCGTCTTCGCGCTTCTCTTCGTCTATGTCGGCCCGCTGATCTGGACCATCGACGCCACCTATATTGATATTCGCGCCCGCAATTCCGGCCCGACACTGGCCCATCCCATGGGCACCGACCAATTGGGCCGCGATACCCTGGCGCGGATGATGGTCGGCGGCCAGACCTCGATTGCCGTGGGTCTGACCGCGATGCTGCTCAGCCTTGTGCTGGGCACGTTGATCGGGGTTGTTGCGGGCTATTTCAAACGCGCCGATGGCCTATTGATGCGGCTGACAGATCTGTTTCTGGCGCTGCCGCTGCTGCCGCTGCTGCTTGTCATCATCATGCTGTTCCGCGATCAGCTTCGCGCGGCCTTCGGGCCGGAAGGCGGCATTTTCATCCTGATTGTCTTTGTCATCGGCGTGACCAGCTGGATGCAGACCGCGCGGGTGGTCCGCGGCGACGTTCTGGCCCTGAAAGAACGGGAATTCGTGCTGGCCGCCAAATCCATCGGCACGCCGTCACACCGGATGATCCTGCGCCATGTGCTGCCCAATGTGATGTCACCGATCATGGTTTCGGCCACGCTTGGCATCGCCAATGCGATCATCACGGAATCCGCGCTCAGCTTTCTTGGTCTGGGCTTCCCCTCGGATTTTCCGACATGGGGACGATTGCTGTTCGATGCCACGGACTGGCTGCAACAAAACCCCGAACGGGTGATCTGGCCCGGCCTTGCCATTTCTCTGACGGTGCTGTCGGTGAACTATATCGGCGATGGCCTGCGTGACGCGCTCGACCCGCGTATCCGGGGCCGGTAA
- a CDS encoding YiiX/YebB-like N1pC/P60 family cysteine hydrolase, whose amino-acid sequence MTDKLATVKDTFLDRVGRRLARRLRDPSSGYQPYTPSDFPTLCRILQPGDVLLVEGGERISNAIKYLTQSTWSHAAMYVGDVLPLPEDRRERPRLVEVNLGEGCVAVPLSKYETFNTRICRPVGLNDTERDQVVQFMISNLGLRYDMRNIFDLARYFLPTPPVPVRWRRRMLAFGSGDPTRAICSSLIAQAYQGVRYPILPERRQGGSEYAEQELLHIRHHSLFAPRDFDLSPYFRVVKPTLEGGFDFRELVWEDHLDKGKEGA is encoded by the coding sequence ATGACCGATAAGCTGGCGACAGTCAAAGATACCTTTCTGGATCGGGTTGGCCGCCGTCTGGCGCGCAGGCTGCGCGATCCAAGCTCGGGCTATCAACCCTATACACCGTCGGATTTCCCCACATTGTGCCGGATCTTGCAGCCGGGAGATGTGCTTCTGGTTGAAGGCGGCGAGCGCATCTCGAATGCGATTAAATACCTGACGCAATCCACCTGGTCCCATGCGGCGATGTATGTGGGCGATGTGCTGCCTTTGCCTGAAGATAGACGGGAGCGGCCCCGGCTGGTCGAGGTCAATCTGGGTGAAGGCTGTGTTGCGGTGCCGTTGAGCAAATATGAAACGTTCAATACCCGCATCTGCCGGCCTGTCGGTCTGAATGATACGGAACGCGATCAGGTGGTGCAGTTCATGATAAGCAATCTGGGTCTGCGCTATGATATGCGGAATATCTTTGATCTGGCGCGGTATTTCCTGCCCACGCCACCGGTGCCCGTACGCTGGCGCCGCCGCATGCTGGCCTTCGGTTCGGGGGATCCGACGCGGGCGATCTGTTCCTCGCTGATCGCCCAGGCCTATCAGGGCGTGCGCTATCCGATCCTGCCGGAACGGCGTCAGGGTGGATCAGAATATGCCGAACAGGAGCTGCTGCATATCCGGCATCATTCGCTGTTCGCGCCGCGCGATTTCGACCTGTCGCCATATTTCCGGGTTGTGAAACCGACGCTGGAGGGCGGGTTCGATTTCCGGGAACTGGTGTGGGAGGATCATCTGGACAAGGGTAAAGAGGGGGCGTAG
- a CDS encoding IS481 family transposase, translating to MNLHKNARLAPLGRERLVRLISGGMSFCEAGAACGCSAKTAAKWWRRFEREGHEGLLDRTSRPHCLRNPTPDNVAEQIVALRRQRLTGAHIAAKTGVSPATVSRVLRRAGLSRLRDLEPAEPVRRYEREHPGELIHLDIKRLGKFERTGHRITGDRTGQSNSRGIGWEYVHVCVDDASRLSFTDIHPDEKAVSAIAHLKAAVAWYATMGVTVARVMTDNGSCYKSHAFKAACAELGIRHIRTKPYTPKTNGKAERFIQSALREWAYARAYETSDDRAADLPVWTHLYNWHRPHSALKSKPPISRLGLDPNNLLRFHI from the coding sequence ATGAACTTACACAAGAATGCCAGACTGGCTCCTTTGGGTCGAGAGCGGCTTGTCAGGCTTATATCGGGTGGCATGAGCTTTTGTGAGGCTGGAGCGGCCTGCGGCTGTTCGGCCAAGACTGCTGCGAAGTGGTGGCGAAGGTTTGAACGGGAAGGTCACGAGGGTTTGCTTGACCGGACATCGCGCCCGCATTGTCTGCGCAACCCGACGCCTGACAATGTCGCCGAACAGATTGTTGCTCTGCGTCGGCAGCGCCTGACCGGGGCGCATATCGCTGCAAAGACCGGGGTGTCGCCTGCCACCGTCAGCCGTGTGCTGCGCCGGGCCGGTCTCAGCCGTCTGCGAGATCTGGAGCCCGCCGAACCCGTGCGGCGCTATGAACGCGAACATCCCGGCGAACTGATCCATCTGGATATCAAGCGTCTGGGCAAGTTCGAACGCACAGGCCACCGCATCACAGGCGACAGGACGGGACAGTCCAACAGCCGCGGGATTGGTTGGGAGTACGTCCATGTCTGCGTCGATGATGCGTCACGGCTGTCCTTCACCGATATCCATCCCGACGAGAAGGCGGTCAGCGCTATCGCCCATCTGAAGGCGGCCGTTGCCTGGTATGCGACCATGGGGGTGACGGTGGCGCGAGTAATGACGGACAATGGCTCCTGTTACAAATCCCATGCCTTCAAGGCGGCGTGCGCTGAACTTGGTATCAGGCATATCCGAACCAAACCCTACACGCCCAAAACCAACGGAAAAGCTGAACGCTTCATCCAGTCCGCACTGCGTGAGTGGGCATATGCCCGTGCCTATGAGACATCAGACGACCGCGCCGCAGACCTGCCCGTGTGGACACATCTTTACAATTGGCACCGACCGCACTCAGCGCTAAAATCGAAACCACCAATCAGCCGGTTAGGCTTGGACCCGAACAACCTGTTGAGGTTCCACATCTAG
- a CDS encoding helix-turn-helix domain-containing protein: protein MGKPHPIELRERVVAFVDEGHGHREAARHFRVSPRFVNDLIKLRRETGSLAPRPQGNGGGHGKLASVADWIEARVAGKGEITLDELVSELAETHGIDVHRGHIRP from the coding sequence ATGGGCAAGCCACATCCGATAGAGTTACGCGAACGTGTTGTTGCGTTTGTGGATGAAGGACACGGTCACCGTGAAGCGGCACGACACTTTCGTGTGTCACCCCGGTTTGTGAACGACTTGATCAAACTGCGGCGCGAAACCGGGTCGCTGGCACCACGTCCGCAAGGCAACGGTGGCGGTCACGGCAAACTGGCGAGCGTAGCTGACTGGATCGAAGCCCGCGTGGCCGGGAAAGGAGAGATCACGCTCGATGAACTGGTCTCGGAGTTGGCCGAGACGCATGGTATCGACGTGCATCGCGGCCACATCAGGCCTTGA
- a CDS encoding transposase — protein sequence MANYLDRLAFIDETSVKTNMAKTTGWAPYGQRLVDHAPFGHWRTQTFIGALRHDRLDAPWVIDGAMNSEMFTLYTETQLVPTLREGDVVILDNLSSHKAPAAAEALHSIGAWFLFLPPCMVGSCMARVL from the coding sequence ATGGCCAACTATCTGGACAGGCTGGCTTTCATCGACGAGACTTCGGTCAAGACCAACATGGCCAAGACAACCGGATGGGCTCCTTATGGCCAGCGCTTGGTCGATCACGCACCCTTCGGCCATTGGCGCACCCAGACCTTCATTGGTGCACTGCGCCATGATCGGTTGGACGCCCCATGGGTCATCGACGGGGCCATGAACAGCGAGATGTTCACCCTCTACACCGAAACCCAACTGGTGCCGACCCTGCGCGAGGGTGACGTTGTCATTCTTGATAACCTCTCCAGCCACAAGGCACCTGCCGCCGCTGAAGCTCTGCACAGCATCGGCGCATGGTTCCTGTTCCTGCCGCCATGTATGGTTGGCTCCTGCATGGCAAGGGTTTTGTAA
- a CDS encoding IS110 family transposase, protein MNEVSTVGVDLAKNVIQIHGVDCDGNVVVRRQLRRGQFLTFFEERPACLIGIEACSGSHHWGRQRQEMGHAVRLMPPSYVKPYVKRNKTDAADAEAICEAVTRPSMRFVPVKSEADSAALVLHRARDFLVGQVTQTGNAIRAHMAEFGIVTAKGSKRVASLAEELDALPEAARLPLRVLFDQLAETQSRIEQLTDEIKEVHRHNEVSRRLASIPGVGVLTATAIAATTPDVSNFGSARDYAAWLGLTPKQHSTGGKPRSGGISKMGNRYIRRLLYLGAMAQIMVRRRSRHMGTDWLSRKLATKETRVVAIALARRMARTIFALLRDGTSYRPQVGEVPG, encoded by the coding sequence ATGAATGAAGTTAGCACAGTCGGCGTCGACCTCGCCAAGAATGTCATACAGATCCATGGCGTTGATTGCGACGGGAATGTTGTGGTTCGGCGTCAGCTGCGGAGAGGTCAGTTTCTCACGTTCTTCGAAGAGCGCCCAGCATGCCTGATCGGCATCGAGGCGTGTTCGGGATCCCATCACTGGGGACGACAACGACAAGAGATGGGCCACGCGGTCCGACTGATGCCGCCGTCCTATGTGAAGCCCTACGTCAAGCGGAACAAGACAGATGCGGCCGATGCGGAGGCAATCTGCGAAGCGGTCACCCGGCCTTCGATGCGGTTTGTTCCCGTGAAGAGCGAGGCGGACTCCGCGGCGCTTGTCCTGCACCGGGCGCGGGATTTTCTCGTCGGTCAGGTCACGCAAACCGGCAACGCGATCCGCGCTCACATGGCTGAGTTTGGTATCGTTACGGCGAAGGGATCAAAGCGCGTCGCGAGCCTGGCAGAGGAGTTGGACGCCTTGCCCGAGGCCGCGCGCCTTCCGCTCCGGGTGTTGTTCGATCAACTGGCAGAGACGCAATCGCGAATCGAGCAGCTGACCGACGAGATCAAGGAGGTTCACCGGCACAACGAAGTGAGCCGCCGTCTGGCATCGATCCCAGGCGTCGGCGTGCTGACCGCAACCGCGATTGCCGCAACGACACCGGATGTCAGCAATTTCGGCTCGGCGCGGGACTATGCTGCCTGGCTCGGCCTGACGCCGAAGCAGCACTCGACCGGCGGGAAGCCCCGAAGCGGTGGCATCTCGAAGATGGGCAACCGTTATATCCGGCGCCTGCTTTACCTTGGGGCCATGGCGCAGATCATGGTCCGGCGCAGAAGTCGCCACATGGGCACCGACTGGCTGTCGCGAAAGCTGGCGACAAAGGAGACAAGGGTCGTTGCGATCGCCTTGGCGAGGCGCATGGCAAGAACCATCTTTGCGCTTTTGCGTGACGGAACGAGCTATAGACCGCAGGTCGGAGAAGTACCCGGCTGA
- the xseA gene encoding exodeoxyribonuclease VII large subunit, whose amino-acid sequence MSDLIDEDETTGNAPEFSVSEISGAVKRTVEGAFSHVRVRGEVGRLSRPRSGHIYLDLKDDRSVLAGVIWKGVSARLAHQPEEGMEVIATGRITTFPGQSKYQLVIEDIRPAGVGALMAMLEKRRAALAAEGLFDEDRKQALPYLPEVIGVVTSPSGAVIRDILHRLRDRFPRKVLIWPVAVQGDRCAPEVANAIRGFNGMSAGRALPRPDLVIVARGGGSLEDLWGFNEEIVVRAAAESEIPLISAVGHETDTTLIDFAADKRAPTPTAAAEMAVPVRLELLGWVETQGGRLSRGVAQAVSIRKQRLGDLARGLPRIEVLLETPRQRLDRAMVQLGPALRNATQTRRLAADRMAGRLRPALEKGLNIKRVEAGRAGAGLVPRRLEAGLHSRKSELAGLMRRLQAERLADRIVAARARFDDVSQSFTRVSAASVQTRRERLDALERLRQTLGYTETLRRGYAVVREGDTLVTSHSVAAKAAHLEIEFADGRLGVLPGGGAGRKDGTGRKPAPKRSAPARPGKSGQGNLFGEE is encoded by the coding sequence ATGTCGGATCTGATCGACGAGGACGAGACCACAGGCAACGCCCCGGAGTTTTCGGTCTCCGAGATCTCAGGGGCGGTGAAACGCACGGTGGAAGGCGCGTTTTCCCATGTGCGGGTGCGGGGCGAGGTCGGGCGGTTGTCACGCCCCCGATCCGGCCATATCTATCTGGATCTGAAGGATGATCGCAGTGTTCTGGCCGGGGTGATCTGGAAAGGTGTTTCCGCCCGGCTGGCCCATCAGCCCGAAGAGGGGATGGAGGTGATCGCCACCGGCCGGATCACGACCTTTCCCGGGCAGTCAAAATACCAGCTGGTGATCGAGGATATCCGCCCCGCAGGTGTGGGTGCCCTGATGGCGATGCTGGAAAAACGCCGGGCGGCGCTGGCTGCGGAAGGGCTGTTTGACGAAGACCGGAAACAGGCGCTGCCCTATCTGCCCGAGGTGATCGGGGTTGTAACCTCCCCCTCCGGCGCGGTGATCCGCGATATCCTGCACCGGCTGCGCGACCGGTTCCCGCGCAAGGTTCTGATCTGGCCCGTGGCCGTGCAGGGGGACAGATGCGCGCCGGAGGTTGCCAATGCGATCCGGGGGTTCAACGGGATGTCCGCCGGGCGCGCGCTGCCCCGGCCTGATCTGGTGATCGTCGCGCGGGGCGGGGGCTCTCTGGAGGATCTTTGGGGGTTCAATGAGGAAATCGTGGTCCGGGCGGCGGCGGAAAGTGAGATCCCGCTGATCTCGGCGGTGGGCCATGAAACCGATACGACATTGATTGATTTTGCCGCCGACAAACGCGCGCCAACACCGACAGCAGCGGCAGAGATGGCGGTGCCGGTGCGGCTGGAACTGCTGGGCTGGGTTGAAACCCAGGGTGGGCGCCTGTCGCGCGGCGTGGCGCAGGCCGTGTCGATCAGAAAACAGCGGCTTGGCGATCTGGCGCGCGGGCTGCCCCGGATCGAGGTGCTGCTGGAAACGCCCCGGCAACGGCTGGACCGCGCCATGGTTCAGCTTGGCCCGGCCTTGCGGAACGCCACACAGACCCGGCGGCTTGCGGCGGACCGGATGGCGGGCCGGTTGCGGCCTGCCCTTGAAAAGGGTTTGAATATCAAACGGGTCGAGGCGGGTCGTGCGGGGGCCGGTCTTGTCCCCCGGCGGCTGGAGGCCGGGCTGCACAGCAGAAAGTCAGAGCTTGCCGGGCTGATGCGGCGCCTGCAGGCGGAGCGGTTGGCCGATCGGATTGTAGCGGCGCGCGCCCGGTTTGACGATGTCAGCCAGAGCTTCACCCGGGTCTCTGCGGCATCGGTTCAGACCCGGCGGGAGCGTCTGGACGCGCTGGAACGGTTGCGCCAGACCCTGGGCTATACCGAGACGTTGAGGCGCGGCTATGCGGTTGTGCGCGAGGGCGATACGCTGGTCACCAGCCACAGCGTCGCAGCCAAAGCGGCGCATCTGGAGATCGAATTTGCCGATGGCCGGCTGGGTGTTCTGCCGGGAGGCGGGGCCGGTCGGAAGGATGGAACAGGCCGCAAACCGGCACCCAAACGCTCTGCACCCGCCCGTCCGGGCAAATCCGGTCAGGGCAATCTTTTCGGCGAGGAATAG
- the purD gene encoding phosphoribosylamine--glycine ligase — MNILILGGGGREHALAWAVLQNPKCDRLIVAPGNAGIAQIAQCADLDVENPGLVTEFACEEAIDFVIVGPEAPLAAGVADALTDAGILTFGPSQAAAQLEASKAFTKEICDACGAPTAAWARFTEAAPAKAYIRRQGTPIVVKADGLAAGKGVIIAMDETTAFAAIDDMFGGSFGGAGAEVVIEEFMEGEEASFFVLSDGKTALPMGTAQDHKRAYDGDEGPNTGGMGAYSPAPVLTDAVAAKAMAEIIQPTIDEMARRGTPYRGVLYAGFMIRNGQPRLVEYNVRFGDPECQVLMMRLGAQALDLMLACAEDRLDKMQVSWANDHAMTVVMAANGYPGDYEKGSVINGLEDIPEDSFQIVFHAGTTRAEGQFRAAGGRVLNITARGASLAEARDKAYAMAGQIDWPGGFARSDIGWRALGR; from the coding sequence ATGAACATCCTGATCCTCGGCGGCGGCGGGCGTGAACATGCCCTGGCCTGGGCCGTATTGCAGAACCCGAAATGTGACCGGCTGATCGTGGCACCGGGCAATGCGGGCATCGCGCAGATCGCCCAATGCGCCGATCTGGATGTGGAAAACCCGGGTCTGGTGACCGAATTTGCCTGTGAGGAAGCGATTGATTTCGTGATTGTCGGGCCAGAGGCTCCGCTGGCCGCAGGGGTCGCCGATGCGCTGACCGATGCGGGTATTCTGACCTTCGGGCCAAGCCAGGCGGCGGCGCAGCTGGAAGCCTCGAAAGCCTTCACCAAAGAGATATGCGATGCCTGCGGTGCCCCCACCGCCGCCTGGGCTCGGTTCACCGAAGCCGCACCCGCAAAGGCCTATATCCGCAGACAGGGCACGCCTATTGTCGTCAAGGCAGACGGGCTGGCCGCGGGCAAAGGCGTGATCATCGCGATGGATGAGACAACCGCCTTCGCCGCAATTGACGACATGTTCGGTGGCAGCTTCGGCGGTGCCGGGGCCGAAGTGGTGATTGAAGAGTTCATGGAGGGCGAAGAAGCCTCGTTCTTCGTGCTTTCAGACGGGAAAACCGCGCTGCCCATGGGCACGGCCCAGGACCATAAGCGCGCCTATGACGGGGATGAGGGGCCCAATACCGGCGGCATGGGCGCCTATTCCCCCGCCCCGGTCCTGACCGATGCGGTCGCCGCCAAAGCCATGGCCGAGATCATCCAGCCCACAATTGACGAGATGGCCCGGCGCGGCACCCCCTATCGCGGTGTGCTTTATGCAGGCTTCATGATCCGGAACGGGCAGCCCCGGCTGGTTGAATATAATGTCCGCTTTGGCGACCCGGAATGTCAGGTTCTGATGATGCGGCTTGGCGCGCAGGCCCTTGACCTGATGCTGGCCTGTGCCGAGGACCGCCTGGACAAGATGCAGGTAAGTTGGGCCAATGACCACGCGATGACAGTGGTCATGGCGGCGAACGGCTACCCCGGAGACTACGAAAAAGGCAGTGTGATCAACGGGCTGGAGGATATCCCCGAGGACAGTTTCCAGATCGTCTTTCATGCGGGAACCACACGTGCCGAGGGGCAGTTCAGGGCCGCAGGCGGCCGGGTGCTGAACATCACCGCCCGGGGGGCCAGCCTGGCAGAGGCACGCGACAAAGCCTATGCGATGGCCGGTCAGATCGACTGGCCCGGCGGGTTTGCCCGGTCCGATATCGGCTGGCGCGCGCTTGGCAGATGA
- a CDS encoding bestrophin family protein, with protein sequence MIIRDKPTFVQLFFALQGSVLPRIAPRILMLTGLAAGLTWADRAAFLPLAHPSAAPFAIFGVALSMFLGFRNNAAYDRWWEGRKLWGQLIADLRALGRESEVFITAPERRIRILKAALAFLHLHRANLRHVPDDTKARDLTGEDFSSAAHPPCAALDRVGTELAAARNAGETDGFGARALAERLGSITLAQAGCERIATTPLPYVYSLLIFRTTYLYCLLLPLGLVDQAGWLTPVFVAVVAYVFLGLAEVTEELSEPFGTSVNGLPLDAMCRVVEISLAPRLGQEVPAALPPENYHLS encoded by the coding sequence ATGATTATCCGCGACAAACCCACATTTGTGCAGCTTTTCTTCGCGCTTCAGGGCTCTGTCCTGCCGCGTATCGCGCCGCGCATCCTGATGCTGACCGGTCTTGCCGCCGGGCTGACCTGGGCCGACCGGGCGGCATTTCTGCCCCTTGCCCATCCAAGTGCGGCCCCTTTCGCCATATTCGGCGTCGCATTGTCGATGTTTCTGGGGTTCCGCAACAACGCCGCCTATGACCGCTGGTGGGAGGGGCGGAAACTCTGGGGGCAGTTGATTGCCGATCTGCGGGCGCTTGGGCGCGAGAGTGAGGTCTTTATCACCGCGCCGGAACGGCGCATCCGCATTCTGAAAGCTGCGCTGGCTTTCCTGCATCTGCATCGTGCCAATCTGCGCCATGTGCCGGATGACACCAAGGCGCGCGACCTGACCGGTGAGGATTTCAGCAGTGCCGCGCATCCGCCCTGCGCAGCGCTGGACAGGGTTGGGACTGAGCTGGCCGCGGCCCGAAACGCGGGGGAAACCGATGGGTTTGGCGCCAGGGCGCTGGCCGAAAGGCTGGGGTCAATCACCCTCGCACAGGCGGGATGTGAGCGGATTGCAACCACACCCCTGCCATATGTCTATTCCCTGCTGATCTTCCGAACCACCTATCTCTACTGCCTGCTTCTGCCGCTTGGTCTGGTGGATCAGGCCGGCTGGCTGACACCGGTTTTCGTGGCGGTGGTGGCCTATGTGTTTCTGGGACTGGCCGAGGTGACCGAGGAACTGTCAGAACCCTTTGGCACCAGCGTCAATGGCCTGCCGCTTGACGCCATGTGCCGTGTGGTCGAAATCAGCCTCGCGCCGCGCCTGGGGCAAGAGGTGCCCGCCGCCCTGCCGCCAGAGAACTATCACCTCAGCTAG
- a CDS encoding transposase has protein sequence MLALVDALGNLVRFVLMPANRYDTVGVAPLIKGVEFGAMLADKAFDSNWIIDDMNARGAKIVISQRPQRLQPMAIDSEMYKWRHLIENYFQKLKEFKRIAMRSDKTDASYAAMICLCSAIINSR, from the coding sequence ATTCTGGCTTTGGTGGATGCGCTTGGCAACCTGGTGCGCTTCGTCCTGATGCCAGCCAACCGCTACGACACGGTTGGCGTCGCGCCATTGATCAAAGGTGTAGAATTTGGTGCGATGCTTGCCGACAAAGCCTTCGACAGCAATTGGATCATCGACGACATGAACGCGCGAGGCGCAAAGATCGTCATATCCCAGCGCCCGCAACGATTGCAGCCAATGGCGATCGATAGTGAAATGTACAAATGGCGCCACTTGATCGAAAACTACTTCCAGAAACTGAAAGAATTCAAACGCATAGCTATGCGCTCGGACAAGACTGATGCATCCTATGCTGCAATGATCTGCCTATGCTCTGCGATCATCAACTCAAGATGA
- a CDS encoding IS3 family transposase (programmed frameshift), with protein MKNGRYSDAQIMAILKQADGGVPVSELCREHGMSSASFYKWRAKFGGMDASLMSEMKDMAEENRRLKRMYAEMSMQNDLLKEALGKKPLRPSLRREVAVNAVARHGVSVALACRTFQISETCYRYSPVLSDENEEIADWLERLTANKRNWGFGLCFLYLRNVQGYGWNHKRVYRIYCELELNLRIKPKKRLKRDKPEPLAVPDVPNDTWSMDFMADQLADGRSIRTLNVLDDFNREGLCIEVDFSLPAERVVRSLNQIIEWRGQPHAIRVDNGPEYISGTLMTWAEKRNIRLEYIQPGKPQQNGYIERYNRTVRGEWLGQYIFETIEEAQDKATEWLWTYNNERPNMGIGGITPAMKLKTAA; from the exons ATGAAGAATGGACGTTACAGCGACGCGCAGATCATGGCGATCCTGAAGCAAGCAGATGGCGGCGTGCCTGTTTCTGAACTGTGCCGCGAACATGGAATGAGCAGCGCAAGCTTCTACAAATGGCGCGCCAAGTTTGGCGGCATGGATGCGTCTTTGATGTCCGAGATGAAGGATATGGCGGAGGAGAACCGCCGTCTGAAGCGCATGTATGCTGAGATGAGCATGCAGAATGATCTGCTGAAGGAAGCCCTTGGAAAAAAGC CGTTAAGGCCGTCTCTGCGACGAGAGGTGGCCGTGAATGCGGTCGCACGGCACGGTGTCAGCGTGGCGCTGGCTTGCCGCACGTTCCAAATCAGCGAGACGTGCTATCGATACAGCCCGGTTCTGAGCGACGAGAACGAAGAGATTGCTGATTGGCTTGAACGTCTGACGGCAAACAAGCGCAACTGGGGCTTTGGCCTGTGCTTTTTGTATCTGCGCAATGTGCAGGGCTATGGCTGGAACCACAAACGCGTCTACCGGATCTACTGCGAACTGGAGCTGAACTTGCGGATCAAGCCTAAGAAACGTTTGAAGCGGGACAAACCTGAACCGTTGGCCGTGCCTGACGTCCCAAACGACACTTGGTCGATGGATTTCATGGCGGATCAACTTGCTGATGGCAGGTCGATCAGAACATTGAACGTGCTGGATGACTTCAATCGCGAAGGCCTGTGCATTGAGGTCGACTTCTCACTGCCAGCGGAGCGCGTTGTGCGCAGCCTGAACCAGATCATTGAATGGCGCGGCCAGCCGCACGCAATTCGCGTCGATAATGGTCCAGAATATATCAGTGGCACGCTCATGACATGGGCCGAGAAACGCAACATCCGGCTTGAATACATCCAGCCAGGCAAACCACAGCAGAACGGCTACATAGAACGTTACAACCGCACTGTTCGTGGCGAGTGGCTCGGACAATACATCTTTGAAACGATTGAGGAGGCACAAGATAAGGCGACTGAATGGCTCTGGACTTACAACAACGAGCGACCCAACATGGGTATAGGCGGCATAACACCCGCCATGAAACTGAAAACAGCCGCGTGA